In Cryptomeria japonica chromosome 1, Sugi_1.0, whole genome shotgun sequence, the sequence aaacctcagccttctcccagagaaggatacaatgtcaccttgcattgcctgcagagggtgactccaccttgcattgcccgcagagcatgactccaccttgcattgcccgcagagggtggaagatgcaaacTAAATTGCATCACTAAGACTGAGATTCCCTCTCAATCAATGTtgtgttctccacaattccaagcttctctctgaaatACTCAAACTTCACTTGAGCTAGAGTCTTGTTGAGAACATCTGAAACCTGTTCATCAGTGTTGATATATTTTAGCTGGATGGCACCTCTTTGTGTCATATAACGAACAtggtgataatgagtttccacgtgttttgacttgtcatgaaacacgggattattagacattttaatacaactctgattatcataataaataacagtggattcccaaggttgtccaaacaacccagcaagaagtttgtgaagccaaactgcttctctagttgccacacttgaagcaatgcattcagcttctgcagtactcaatgcaactgaggactatttcctactggcccaagagatcatagcggaacccaagctgaaacaaattcctgaagtgtttttcctatcaATAACACTTCCGGCCCAATCAaaatcagagtagccttccaaattgatcattatgttgattggatacttcagcccatagccaactattccacgcaagtatctcaggatGTGTTTCGCTGCCACCAAGTGAACGAGCTTTAGttggttcatgaattggctaagtgcactcactgcatagcaaatatctagtctagtgttaactagatacatcaaggattcAATCAATTGCCTGTTCTCTGAAGGATCTACAAAATTAGAATTAGCTAcagaaatactcaacttctttaagttagtttccataggagtatacatagatttacaatccatcatatcAATGGCATATTTTCTTGACTAAGGATAAACCTTTGTCATACTTCTAGTCCTAGACGGTAATGCATTAGGCCTAGGTCCTTCATTCCAAATTCGGTGGCTAATTTTTTCTTAtatctaatgatgagactatctccaACAATTAGAAATAAATCATTCGCATATATATAAGAAACAGAATTGGCAGTTCACTATTGAATACTTTTAAAGTGAAGATTagaatcagcatcattcttgcaagatcctaaactaatcaaatacttgtcaatcttctcataccaagcttgcTTGAGGTTGTAAAGAgcttttctttaatctgcacacataAGATTCTCTATCTTGATTCTCATAACCTTCTAGTTATTCAACATAGACAAATTAAAAAAACGGTCATTATATCTAACTTCCAGCCTACAGCATTAGCTATAATGGTTCTAATATTAATATATCTAGCAGCAAGAGCAAATGTTCCCTTCTAACTATGAGCTACACATCTAGCTTcatatttccaaaaaaaaaaaaaaaaaacttccatatggaactccttcttgattcttaatataaaattgtggtaatcaagtctcatgaagattgcaaaatataagaatcaatcaaggaaggcagccataaatcaaagatgagaaatatcaatcttttccttacttcatttttatgaaatggactcatagcacaatcattatgatcaaggcatgtCTTCAAGTGAAGAAACCAAGCTCCCTCTTAAACTTGAAGGCATGGTAATTCAAGAATCTCTTGAAGAGAAGTATCAACATGATTAAATATCCCAATAGAATGAATTAACATGTAAAGTAACTTATCTCTTTATTGACTGGACTTCCACCATTGACAACATATGTCAAGATTGCTCAAAGGGATATTGTCAGTCTATGATCAACTTCAACCATAGTGTAAAGCTACACAACATTCTAAAATTGTTTTCCATAGTTGAATAATAGAGAGTTAGCTATATCAGAAAACTAAGGCAAGTGTATGGCTTCagaaaacattttacaaaatccataagcaaggtataattacaagttacatgtatttgatcCCAACCCTAAGTTACATCATTTGCCTTCACGTTACATGTGTTTGGGCTCAGCCCTAAGTGGTTCGGATTGCATGAGAtaatacataggaattttaattgtcattgacatcATTAAGATCCAATAgttaggtatccgagctagctacaattttcaacaCTCTTCAAGAAGCTTCATCAGCAAACACTAGAGCATGAAGGAAGGATAACCTACATGGTGAGAgaatgttttacaatcttgaattctcTTCAGGAATCCAAGAATCGAAGTCAGTACATTGAAAAGTTACATTAATCAGGGGCACCATTCATCAAATGTATCAAGAATAAGGGATGAATTACATTAGAGCATCAACGAATTTTCTCAAACCAAGAAGCGATCTCCTCTTTAGAAACACATATCAGATCTGCAACATATAGAATAAAAGATCAAGCCAAGATGGGAATATGTATAGGCTATATATCATGTATGTTTGATacccatttgtttgttttgcagaagGTAAGGAAAGAGATCAAAGGACTAGGTTGGAGGAAGAttgtaacaaggatctcaaggagAAAGTTTCAATACCAAGGACAAGATACTAGGGGGAACTCTTCAAGAAGCTTCATCAACAAACACTAGAGCATGAAGGAAGGATAACCTACATGGTGAGAgaatgttttacaatcttgaattcccttcgggAATCCAAGAATCAAAGTTAGTACATTGAAGAGTTACATTCAATCAGGTGCACCATTCATCAAATGTATCAAGAACAAGGGAGGAACAACCAAAGTCATCACAAAACCTACATCGAACATGATaaaagaagcagatagtttcaaaagagttaatcaaagtttgcttctcatcatcatcatcgtcgtcactTTAAACAAACTGGATAATGttaagtatcaagagatatctctcaacatcccttcatggtgATGAATCAAATCGGGTCTACAAAGTGCAAGAttaaggtggcatcccagtcactactcCACCAATCAGAGAGGTCCACATCAATGTGTCTTGATTCAAAGAACCAAGCTCACCCATGGATGCACAAACTCTAATGTACCTACCCATGCACAAACTCTGATGTACCTACCCTTGATATCTATTGGTCCAtgctcattgaatgtaattttctcattggctaaggagagtttgttgtaacaaaccctaattaggttttcattgtaaaatcttgatcATTGATGGAAATTCAATCCTAGTCATTCATTGTAAATGAGATCTCTATATAAAGAtcaaactcttcatttgtaaaggttaatagcaaTAGCTTATAGTTAGCTAATTGTGAttagaatagaatagcaattagaatagaagttagattaggagaagacaAAGATTGTTTTCAAAtccttgttgtaaagaacaattgatttcattgaagttatgttgaatttgatttgttatttcaacaactcgcatggtctttacttcttggtttattttcatgttgattagattgaatggaagaaattgttgaatgaatttgtGTGGAATTCGttttgtccataccactagcctcttgctgattgtaagtgtctTGCCTAGTCAATTTGAGTGATATGAGTTTAACTTCGAATCATTATAcgttcattgtttatgcattaacttgaatggtgatcaatgttgatggtaatgatttgaaaatctttgaaACGTCTTtcgaagattgcactaagtttgtgtcaaattgttcagtttgatggtcaAACCTTACCCAATAGGATTCCAACTAATCATTcaactatcttcttacattctaggtcttaaaATAAACTCtctcaaccctttccttttgcccttttttcaattcaagttagtttaggacaaaaaagcatcacaagattgcaacatcagatgatctaaGTTCCAGTGATTCAAGCATTCAATTCAACGTaaatccccttgtgattccaacataatcacatcaaccaacagagcttatccacacgtagtgaccctacattcatgaaccttggagtcttgtcaagtgatccttaagctaatcttcaacattcgagagattttgttcaagagatgataagatacttaggtattttattctgtgttcgcatgtgcgttaaaaacacatcaacacgacCCTTTTTGGAGGATGATTTATTAATAAACTTTGCCTaagttattaaaataaatcaagTTCAAAGCAAAGTAAGGAGGGAAAAGTTCGAACTCAATTTGGAAGGAAAATTGAGATGAATAAAGGAGAGGTTGGGTGCCATTTTTTCATTTATTCCAAGTATTTTCATTTTTAGAGTTTTGGTGATGGAGCTTTGCATGTGGGTTCTTCAGCAATTGTGGTCTTCAAGAACGTAGCCTCTTGGACAAGTTTAGTTGGTGGACGAAAACCCACCCTCTATGGATCGAATTTCAGCACATATTGGTTGGGGAAGTGAAGTAAGGGATCAAATTCAGTGGAGTAATTGACAAATTTGGATGTTAGGGCAGATCTTGGGAATTTTACAGTTGCAGATCAGAATACCAAATTGGGACTGTCATCAAATTAGTTTTCCTATCGCCAACCGTACTGCACAACACAGTATTCACAAACCTGTGGTGGGACATTGGGAAGAGATTGAGCTTTCTGGGCAGTGGCTTAATGCAAATTTTCATATCACTGTAACAGATCGGGCCATAACAgaaccaccagcagtagggacagAGGTTGTTTACAGAATCTTGGGCCACCACAACAGCCGTACAGCTCCCAGCCTGGACGTGGGAGACTAAGGAAGCAGTTCGAGTGCCAGGACAGAGGGTTTTCAGCAGTAACAACACCCAGATCAAAACAACAATTCATCAGCAACAATAATCTTGCCCAATTCAGCAACAAATTTATTGTAAACCCTCCATAATATCTGAATTGAAATTCCCTGGTACGGATTGTCATGTTGTTCATGAAATTGAAATTAATAGTCAGTGATTATCAGATAGCCTAGTGTTGAAGATTGTTTGCAATAGTTTATATGTGTACAGTAGATGTAATACTTTATTATTCAAGCATTGTTCATGGTCTATTATTGAAGTTCAGCatctttcaaaacaaaaaatacaaaaaaaccacaaagcgcaaaaacaaaaaaatcagaaaactgcAAAAACTCAAACTCAGAAAAAACTCAGTGAAAAAATCAGAGCTCTCAGTGATTAGATAGCCAGGGATAGTTACATCTCTGAATGAGTAAACACGGTTATCCACCATGATCAATTTGACAGGTTCTACAAAAGAAATCCACTAAATTGTTTGCCAGCAAGGAAGTAGAGTTTTCACTTTCATGAGGTGTTTCTGCTTTGGACGATACCTGGATCTATTTGGGAAAGAGAACCATCTCTTGATGTTATTGGATGCTAAATTTTGTCTTTTTATGGTAGTAAGCTAAGTAACAAGGAGCTGTACCAATATCACAGATTTTCACATTCAGACAAGCTGCATGGTCAGATGAGAATCTTTAGGCTTCCCGATATGTCCGGACTGCTCTGTATGATCATCACATTCAGACAAGGAGCTGTACCAATATCACAGATTTTCACATTCAGACAAGCTGCATGGTCAGATGAGAATCTTTAGGCTTCCCGATATGTCCAGACTGATCTGTATGATCATCAATACAGCTCGATCTACTACATATGGGTATAAGATCTCTAATACAAACTCTTAATGTTTGTCAGCAACCCACACAAAAATTATTGTATTTCAGTGTTGATCTTATATCTCACAGGACTAATGGTCTGAGACCAATCCATAAATACCATGCCCAAAATATTAGCACACTCTTATGGCTCAATAGCATTTTATGAATGAAACTTTATCAGCAATATATGGAAATTTTGTTCTTTTCTGCATAAGTTCAAATTCCTGCTGCAGAACTAAGGAGGACTCTCATAAACCAATGAATGGTGTAATGGTCAAAAACATGAAATAGCAAATTGCTTATGCCAAAACATGATATGTGTAGATGGTCGAAAGATAGACAAGCAGCAATCCATGTGTCTGTTGCACTTTGACAGTACTTACAATTACTCTAGACTTTATCAAAAGTCATTGTTATCACTAAGGTCTACACCCTAGCTAAGCCTAGACTCAACTAACCTGTGACACATGGGACTACTTCTAAGTTGTGGGTACCCTATGATAGAAGTAGACCTCCAGAGAAAgctggttccctttgaaatttcctaCTACTCATTTTTGACAAGGAAAAGGGTAAAGGATGCTTTGAAAATGAAAACCTACTGCTAGCTTGAGGTGATGCACCAAAGAATTTTGTTTTTTGCTGTTCTGAAATAACAGAATACAATAGATTCAACAAAGACACTAATTGAATTCACAACTCATTTGTTCCTAAGATGACCATAAGCAATTCATATAAAAGTCATTGATTTCAGCTTGCATATGAGATGAAATAAACCATACAATAATGCTGGCTGAAATTAAATGGTGGCACAATATATAACCTGATCAAATCAAAGGAATGCTCACTAAGACATTAGATTGATGCATGAAACAACGAAGGACTGCAAGACAATTCACAATGTATACTCAGCATAATACAACGTAAATGATACAAGAATGAGCAGGAACAGCAATATTCTTCATTGAAACCTCCAAAAAAAACTGATTACAAAACATAGAGATATCTGACTTTCAAGTATTGGAGGTTACAAGAAATAACACAGCTGAATACACAGAAATCCGAGATGAATCCAAAAGATTTTTGAGTTACAAGGCTAAATTCACTGTTTTATACACATGAAAAAGCAAGAACTAACTGAGAAATTGAATTCAAGTTGCCTTTTATTGAAGCTGGTcctacaatttcaaatttaaatttctgGCTCCCTTCAGCTTGATGACTTAGCTAAGTTGTTGTGCTGGCTGCTCCTTTCCTTGAAATCAAATGGCTAACTGATTGTGAATTTGAAAATCAGTTGTGCTGGGCGAGCTCATTTGAAAAGCCCACAAAATCAGGGTTGGAACTGGAGATTTGGAGTTGATTTGCTTCTAAACTGCCCCTTGGTTGATGAGTCACCCTTGGGGGCCCTCAAATCAGGGTTTGATTGCTGATTTTGTCTCATAATCCCCCTCAAAACTTGGGATTCTTCTTTGGCCAACCCCCCTTTGCatattttgaaatttgaacacaTTTGCAATGATgattgatttgaatttaaaattcaataaATTCAAATATTGCTTCACATGACAATCAGCCCTCATGATACTTTGCATATTTGTGGTTAAACTGTCTTCCATTCATGACCACTGTGTCCATGATTACAACAATGCTCCTTTCTGTGGCTGGAACTTGTTGAGTGATCAATGTAGATTATTCAAGACTCCTTGGTCACTGTCCTTAGACTCTTATCACTGCTCCTGTGGACAGCTATCATGACTTATTTCTCATCATGGTCTTTGTACTCTGTTTTTTGTTGACTGCAGTGACTCCACTATACTGACTtcaaaatttgaatattttgttgCAGATCTTCTCATTGAGCCCTTGCAATCAGTTTGATATGAGCTGTCACAAATTGAAACTTACTGCTATTAGTGCCTTTCTCTATTTTGCAGCCCATGAGACTGCTCTTTCTTGTAGCACTCGCTGTTCTGAGGCTTATTGATGTGATCTAACAGTGTTTCCTGGTGTTTGGACAGTCAAAACCTTTCTCGTGATGATTAAGCCCTTCACTGTGCTTCACCCTGAATGCTGCACTCACTGTTTTTGCTTCATCATTGAAGATTCTCGCACCTTTGTAATCACTGTTCAAACTTTTCACTCCATTTACTTGCAGGCTGCTATGAATGTCTTTTGGATGCACTGCAACTTGAAAGTAGACCCCTCACGGTGCTTTACTTGAGTGGAGGACTGTGTAAGAGTATCATGGCAACCTGCTGATTGATCCTTGCTAGCATTTGACCATTACAAATTTAGTCGTTCTTTTGACAATGAATATCACTGTATTTCCCTAATGCACTGTGTATTAAGCCTTGACTGCAAATATTATCTCTTTAGACTCATATTTCATATGAACCGTGATACCTTCTTATGGACACTCTTGGATCTCTTTTGGTATGGCTGCTCTAACACGGAACATCACTGTTTTAGTCCTCATAGTCTTTGCATAATGCGATCTTGTGGATACTCTGCCCCTTTTCATGGCAAAAGCTTTGTGTAGTCATTGTCATGACTGTTCTAAAACTGTTCACAGTATGTCTGCTCACTGTCTTTTATGGTAGCTATGAGCCCTTTGTTATGactgttcttagggctggcacttccttTTGTCCACCTCAAACTTTAGGTCTGCTCATTTGACTGAAATTTCTTTACAATTATTGTCTTCTCGGTTCCCTTTATAATGCTATTCTTTGTCTCGGAAATCTCAGATTTTTTACTGTGACTTTCTGCAGAACAGTATTCCCTGTCTTTTCTGAGACTAATTTGGGTTATGGGGCTGTGACAATGTTCATGTCATGGCATTGACTGCTTGCAAGATTGTTGTATATGTTCACATGACTGGAACAGCCTATTGCTTGCCTTTGGGAACTCCCTCTTTGTTTGATCTAACTATCTTTGGATACTATACTTCTGTTTGCTGCCCTTGAGGACTGCATTCTCTGTGACCACTGTGGCTACTGGAGTTTTGGATTTTGATGTATGAGTTTATGGAACTAAACCCCTACCCTCAAAACAAAGCTTGATACTTATTCTTATTAACTGTCTTTGCCTTCTTGTGATGagcatgaacatcttcatcatctctgTGTGCCAAGTTTGTTCTTTATATGGAGAAGAACATGCAGTTGCTTAAAGAGGACTGCTCACCTTTTGAAGTCTTTGCTTCCTCTAAATCTTGCAATGATTTTGCATAATGTCCTTTATGACAATAAGCTTGTCATTGTATCCTTCCCATTTGGATGGGATTGCATACTTCTTATTTACTGATATTTCTTCATTGTTGCTATGAATGCCTTTTAGTGCCTTCATCTCTATATGTCAGTGATATCTATCTTACTGTATATAGACTGCTTGTTTCTATTGATGCCTACGCTTTAACCACTGAAGCTGTCTTTGCACATCTTACTCTCTCAATGTAAGAAAGTTATCATTGATCCTGATTAACTAAGACATCTCCATTTTTCTGTGCCTGTGGCTGCTCTCCATGTGACTGCATTCTTGTGTTTTGATTTGTAACATGACAATGACAGGGACCTCATGGCACTGCCACCTATCATTCTTGTGCTTGGACTGTTTCTCACACATACACTGTCCTCTTGATGACTGCTCTCAATAATGGACTGAGATCTATATCTTTCGGTCTTAGAGCATGCTTATTTTGCTCTTTTAATCCGAAAGACAAATGCAGTTGCTAATAATTTAAATGAGAAGCACATTAAGACTTTTCTCATACAAAACCCTGAAGGTGGTTGAATGTAAGACTTAAGAAGATGAAAGGAAGCACAAACCCTCAAAAGCTTCAATATCTTTACACAGAACTAATTCTCATAACAACTCAAAAATTTACAGCATGAAACTCTTCAAAGAAGTGTAGAAGAAGATGGGTATCAGAATCATGCCTGAAATCGTGCCTCAAATAACTTTGAATGCATATAGCACGTGGCAGAGCTGCTGAGAGTTTCCAGAATTTGGTATATGCATGATATATGCCATGTATCATTCACAAATGAATGCAATCTGCTGTTTTCTTTTGCTGATAGCTTTTATCTCTGGATCTGCCTGGTAGAAACTCACTGAAAATGGGCCCTTGTCTGTGCAACAATTGGTGTTTCTATAAGGAAAACCCTAAACTTACTCATACTACGTGGAAAAACTTCATAATAAAGAGACCCATACGAAAGAGCAACCTAGACTCTAACTTTAAACTTCCCTCCAAAACAACTTAAAGCTTTTAACCTTTAAGACCACGTGAACATTTGTATAGTATGAGACTTcctaaaacaaaatataaaaacaagctctcattcaaacatttaccTACAATAAGAAAACTCTCTTTTCAATGATTTTTCATTACAAGTTAAAACTACAGCCCTTTATTGAACCTTATAAGCACTCCTAAACCTTAGTATTTTTTTGACAAATATCAAGCTATGGCTTGACTTGACCTCACAAATTAGCCCAAATAGGATAAACTGGAACTCTGAAATAAAAGGCGCAGACCTTAGGTGCCCAATTTAAACCTAAGACTTAAATTGGGTAACAGTCATCAACTTAACCTCTTTGCTGCCTAGACTATCTTTGGATACTATACTTCTGTTTGCTGCCATTGAGGACTGCATTCTCTGTGACCACTGTGGCTACTGGAGTTTTGGATTTTGATGTATGAGTTTATGGGACTAAACCCCTACCCTCAAAACAAAGCTTGATACTTATTCTTATTAACTGCCTTTGCCTTCTTGTGATGAGCATGATCTTCATCATCTCTGTGTGCCATGTCTGTTCTTTATATGGAGAAGAACATGCAGTTGCTTAAAGAGGACTGCTCACCTTTTGAAGTCTTTGCTTCCTCTAAATCTTGCAATGATTTTCCATAATGTCCCTTATGACAATAAGCTTGTCATTGTATCCTTCCCATTTGGATGGGATTGCATACTTCTTATTTACTGATCTTTCTTCATTGTTGCTATGAATGCTTTTTAGTGCCTTCATCTCTATATGACAGTGATATCTATCTTACTGTATATAGACTGCTTGTTTCTATTGATGCCTAGGCTTTAACCACTGAAGCTGTCTTTGCACATCTTACTCTCTCATTGTAAGAAAGTTACAATTGATCCTGATTGACTAAGACATCTCCATTTTTCTGTGCCTGTAGCTGCTCCCCATGTGACTGCACTCTTGTGTTTCGATTTGTAACATGACAATGACAGGGACCTCATGGCACTGCCACCTATCATTCTTGTGCTTGGACTGTTTCTCACACATACACTGTCCTCTTGGTGACTGCTCTCAATAATGGACTGAGATCTATATCTTTCGGTCTTAGAGCATGCTTATTTTGCTCTTTTAATCCGAAAGACAAATGCAGTTGCTAATAATTTAAATGAGAAGCACATTAAGACTTTTCTCATACGAAACCCTGAGGGTGGTTGAATGTAAGACTTAAGAAGATGAAAGGAAGCACAAACCCTCAAAAGCTTCAATATCTTTACACAGAACTACTTCTCATAACAACTCAGAAATTTACGGCATGAAACTCTTCAAAGAAGTGTAGAAGAAGATGGGTATCAGAATCATGCCTGAAATCGTGCCTCAAATAGCTTTGAATGCATATAGCACGTGGCAGACCTACTAAGAGTTTCCAGAATTTGGTATATGCATGATATACGCCATGTATCAGTCACAAATGAATGCAATCTGCTGTTTTCTTTTGCTGATAGCTTTTATCTCTGGATCTGCCTGGTAGAAACTCACTGAAAATGGGCCCTTGTCTGTGCAACAATtggtgttttctatataaggaaaACCCTAAACTTACTCATACTACGTGGAAAAACTTCATGATAAAGAGACCCATACGAAAGAGCAACCTAGACTCTAGCTTTAAACTTCCCTCCAAAACAACTTAAAGCTTTTAACCTTTAAGACCACGTGAAAATTTGTATAGTATGAGACTTcctaaaacaaaatataaaaacaaGCCCTCATTCAAACATTTAGCTACAATAAGAAAACTCCTTTTTCAATGATTTTTCATTACAAGTTAAAACTACAGCCCTTTATTGAACCTTAGAAGCACTCCTAAACCTTAGTATTTTTTTGACAAATATCAAGCTATGGCTTGACTTGACCTCACAAATTAGCCCAAATAGGATAAACTGGAACTCTGAAATAAAAGGCGCAGACCTTAGGTGCCCAATTTAAACCTAAGACTTAAATTAGGTAACAGTCATCAACTAAACCCAAAAGTATTTTTCAAAGTATACCATTTAAAATCAGATTATTtgtcacacacaaaaaaaaattacataatgcATACAGCACTAAAATTGCAATCCAATTTCCACTTTCACAAAAGGGTTTCAAAATGACAAAAGGGTAGGCTCAAAACATACACATGCTATATTTTTTTCCTTCTCCAAATCCAGAGCATCATCTAGTCGATGAGTGGAGCAATGTCTGTTCTTCATATGGTAAACTGTGACAGAATTGTAACCACATGTAAATCATACTACACCACTGCTTGCAGATACCTTCCAGAAGGCGTGAAATATATTTGATAAATCTAATTCGCATTCTTCTGTCCACAGCTTATGTTTTGTACTCAATTTCCAGAACACAAAATGCCCATCTCCCTCATCTAAGCTGTATCTGATTCTCTGATTGCTGCGGTCATAGGTGGAATTAGATGCACAAACTAACAGATTTCCCTCCCACTCAGTGATGCAATATAGAAATCCTACTGAGGCAGGAATGAAGATAGAAAAGCTCCATTGGTCTTCATTCACGTCATAACCTATAATCCTGTAGAAAAAATCTTCGTCATCTCTAAACAA encodes:
- the LOC131044939 gene encoding uncharacterized protein LOC131044939 isoform X2, with protein sequence MGEAFQFRSYNPQTGFLVADRSPYTLVFNSQSNSWYEGRPLVLSTDVSVFSRVGTPLCFNGIIFIVVRGKYIDAHELNEPIETLFRDDEDFFYRIIGYDVNEDQWSFSIFIPASVGFLYCITEWEGNLLVCASNSTYDRSNQRIRYSLDEGDGHFVFWKLSTKHKLWTEECELDLSNIFHAFWKVSASSGVV
- the LOC131044939 gene encoding uncharacterized protein LOC131044939 isoform X3 — encoded protein: MGEAFQFRSYNPQTGFLVADRSPYTLVFNSQSNSWIIGYDVNEDQWSFSIFIPASVGFLYCITEWEGNLLVCASNSTYDRSNQRIRYSLDEGDGHFVFWKLSTKHKLWTEECELDLSNIFHAFWKVSASSGVV